One Clostridium novyi NT genomic window carries:
- a CDS encoding LytR/AlgR family response regulator transcription factor, which yields MIDIFICDDNIETLKLITKVVNECYKKLNFKSFKVSIFNNSKDILNAISDTKNAKCIYILDIDLNEKMNGLLLGREIRKLDNYTGEMIYITNHSELGFKVFQYKLRILQFIDKNYNLSKDLQDSLITATKILQKNTPTSAEKTLKIKSGFQIFNIPFKDIICIETIKNSKKVQLSTNKNIIQFYTTLKELKSKLDDNFIQIHKTTIVNKDCIVSVNKSQDNSFVKLTNDILCPLSRNGIKEVNKHWIY from the coding sequence ATGATAGATATATTTATTTGCGATGATAATATTGAAACATTAAAATTGATAACTAAAGTAGTTAATGAATGTTATAAAAAACTTAATTTCAAATCCTTCAAAGTATCAATATTTAATAATAGCAAAGATATTTTAAATGCCATTAGTGATACCAAAAATGCTAAATGTATTTACATATTAGATATAGACTTAAATGAAAAAATGAACGGCTTATTATTAGGAAGAGAAATTCGCAAATTGGATAATTACACTGGAGAGATGATCTATATAACTAATCATTCAGAGTTAGGTTTCAAAGTATTTCAATATAAATTGCGCATACTTCAATTTATAGATAAAAATTATAATTTATCTAAAGACCTGCAAGATAGCTTGATTACAGCTACAAAAATCTTACAAAAAAATACACCAACAAGTGCAGAAAAAACACTTAAAATTAAATCTGGATTTCAAATTTTCAACATTCCCTTTAAGGATATAATTTGTATTGAAACTATAAAGAATAGTAAAAAAGTTCAACTTTCTACTAATAAAAATATAATTCAATTTTACACTACACTTAAGGAATTAAAAAGTAAATTAGATGATAATTTTATACAAATACATAAGACAACTATAGTAAATAAAGATTGTATAGTAAGTGTAAATAAATCTCAAGATAATTCATTTGTAAAATTAACAAATGATATTTTATGTCCTCTATCTAGAAATGGCATAAAAGAGGTGAATAAACATTGGATATATTAA